Proteins from a single region of Neomonachus schauinslandi chromosome 10, ASM220157v2, whole genome shotgun sequence:
- the MYL9 gene encoding myosin regulatory light polypeptide 9 isoform X2: protein MSSKRAKAKTTKKRPQRATSNVFAMFDQSQIQEFKEAFNMIDQNRDGFIDKEDLHDMLASLGFIHEDHLRELLTTMGDRFTDEEVDEMYREAPIDKKGNFNYVEFTRILKHGAKDKDD from the exons ATGTCCAGTAAGCGGGCCAAGGCCAAAACCACCAAGAAGCGGCCACAGCGGGCCACATCCAATGTCTTCGCGATGTTTGACCAGTCCCAAATCCAGGAGTTTAAGGAGGCCTTCAACATGATCGACCAGAACCGAGATGGCTTCATCGACAAGGAGGATTTGCATGACATGCTGGCCTCACTGG gctttATCCACGAGGACCACCTTCGGGAGCTGCTCACCACCATGGGCGACCGCTTCACAGACGAGGAAGTGGATGAGATGTACCGAGAGGCACCCATTGATAAGAAAGGCAACTTCAACTACGTGGAGTTCACCCGCATCCTCAAGCATGGTGCCAAGGACAAGGACGACTAG
- the MYL9 gene encoding myosin regulatory light polypeptide 9 isoform X1 yields the protein MSSKRAKAKTTKKRPQRATSNVFAMFDQSQIQEFKEAFNMIDQNRDGFIDKEDLHDMLASLGKNPTDEYLEGMMSEAPGPINFTMFLTMFGEKLNGTDPEDVIRNAFACFDEEASGFIHEDHLRELLTTMGDRFTDEEVDEMYREAPIDKKGNFNYVEFTRILKHGAKDKDD from the exons ATGTCCAGTAAGCGGGCCAAGGCCAAAACCACCAAGAAGCGGCCACAGCGGGCCACATCCAATGTCTTCGCGATGTTTGACCAGTCCCAAATCCAGGAGTTTAAGGAGGCCTTCAACATGATCGACCAGAACCGAGATGGCTTCATCGACAAGGAGGATTTGCATGACATGCTGGCCTCACTGG GGAAGAACCCCACCGACGAGTACCTGGAGGGCATGATGAGCGAGGCCCCGGGGCCCATCAACTTCACCATGTTTCTCACCATGTTTGGGGAGAAGCTGAACGGCACAGACCCCGAGGACGTGATCCGAAACGCCTTCGCCTGCTTCGATGAGGAGGCCTCAG gctttATCCACGAGGACCACCTTCGGGAGCTGCTCACCACCATGGGCGACCGCTTCACAGACGAGGAAGTGGATGAGATGTACCGAGAGGCACCCATTGATAAGAAAGGCAACTTCAACTACGTGGAGTTCACCCGCATCCTCAAGCATGGTGCCAAGGACAAGGACGACTAG